In Drosophila bipectinata strain 14024-0381.07 chromosome 2R, DbipHiC1v2, whole genome shotgun sequence, one genomic interval encodes:
- the LOC108132963 gene encoding putative fatty acyl-CoA reductase CG5065 encodes MSNAVANNKAETEAATNSSLKQSSPNSQPANSSHDAKLLNGSLARTNGLTHAASSAVSAATSGVTSSSTASAAAAAVAASNLLSAVAPSNALPLPPSSNGLQMPYERYRADDTSYVPIGQFYAGRSVFITGGTGFMGKVLVEKLLRSCPDIRNIYLLIRPKRGQEVSARLTELLNAPLFESLRREKPKELSKVIPISGDITSEELGISEKDQNLLCRNVSVVFHSAATVKFDEKLKLSVTINMLGTKRLVELCHRMLSLDALIHVSTAYCNCDRTDVSEVIYAPPYNPDDIISLINWLPEDILDQLTPRLIGKRPNTYTFTKALAEHMLLKEAGNLPVAIVRPSIVTASLNEPFAGWVDNFNGPTGLVSALAKGMFRTMMCEKNYVADMVPVDIVINLMIAAAWRTATRKSNNLLIYNCCTGQRNPIVWSEFVKHAMTSVRKHPLEGCLWYPTGDLRMNRPMNTLNCIVKHFLPAYILDGVARIMGKKPFVVSVQNKIAKAVECLEYFATRQWRFKDDNVHALLNTLSPKDREVFVFDVRHINWDKYVERYVLGFREFLFKQRPESLPASRKRMLRLYYLHQLTKLVAVLLTWRFLMSRSKRLNDLWSAFLDNALKLARLIPFL; translated from the exons ATGTCAAACGCGGTCGCCAACAAcaaagcggaaacggaagcagCCACAAACAGCAGCCTCAAACAGTCATCCCCAAACAGCCAGCCCGCAAATAGCAGTCACGATGCCAAGCTTCTCAACGGCAGCTTGGCCAGAACCAACGGCTTGACCCACGCCGCCTCATCTGCCGTCTCAGCCGCCACCTCAGGTGTCACTTCATCCTCGACGGCAtcggcagcagcggcggcggttGCCGCCTCAAACCTCCTGTCCGCGGTGGCGCCCTCCAACGCCCTGCCCTTGCCGCCCAGCAGCAATGGCCTCCAGATGCCGTACGAGCGCTATCGGGCGGACGACACCAGCTACGTGCCCATTGGACAGTTTTACGCGGGACGCAGTGTCTTCATTACGGGAGGAACTGGCTTCATGGGAAAG GTACTGGTGGAGAAGTTGTTGCGCTCATGTCCGGACATAAGGAATATATATCTTCTGATACGACCGAAACGCGGTCAAGAAGTGTCTGCACGTCTCACGGAACTGTTAAATGCACCG cTTTTCGAATCACTGCGTCGCGAAAAGCCCAAGGAACTCAGCAAAGTCATACCCATTTCGGGCGATATTACATCTGAGGAACTGGGCATTTCAGAAAAGGATCAG aatCTACTGTGTCGCAATGTTTCCGTGGTCTTTCATTCGGCTGCTACTGTGAAATTCGATGAGAAGCTCAAACTGTCTGTCACAATAAATATGTTGGGGACGAAACGTCTTGTAGAGCTCTGCCATCGTATGCTGTCACTGGAC GCACTAATCCATGTCTCCACTGCCTATTGCAATTGCGATAGAACCGATGTGTCTGAGGTTATCTATGCGCCGCCGTACAATCCCGACGATATCATCTCACTAATCAACTGGCTTCCGGAGGATATACTCGATCAG ctGACACCGCGTCTGATTGGCAAGCGTCCCAATACGTACACATTTACAAAAGCCTTAGCGGAGCATATGTTACTTAAGGAGGCTGGTAATCTGCCCGTTGCCATTGTAAGGCCATCGATTG TGACTGCCAGTCTAAATGAGCCTTTCGCCGGCTGGGTGGACAACTTCAATGGGCCAACTGGCTTGGTCTCGGCGCTGGCCAAGGGCATGTTCCGCACGATGATGTGCGAGAAGAACTATGTGGCCGATATGGTACCTGTCGATATTGTGATTAACCTGATGATTGCCGCCGCCTGGCGCACTGCTACCCGCAAGTCCAACAACCTTCTCATCTACAATTGTTGCACCGGCCAGCGCAATCCCATCGTCTGGTCGGAGTTCGTCAAACACGCCATGACCAGTGTGCGCAAGCATCCCCTGG AGGGCTGCCTGTGGTATCCGACTGGTGACCTGCGCATGAACCGCCCCATGAACACGCTGAATTGTATAGTCAAACACTTCCTACCGGCCTACATTCTGGACGGAGTGGCTCGAATCATGGGCAAAAAGCCCTT CGTTGTCAgcgtacaaaataaaattgccAAAGCTGTGGAATGCTTAGAGTACTTTGCCACACGCCAATGGCGCTTCAAAGACGACAATGTCCACGCCCTGCTGAACACGCTGAGTCCCAAGGATCGGGAGGTATTCGTTTTCGATGTCCGTCACATCAACTGGGACAAGTATGTGGAGCGCTATGTGCTCGGATTCAGGGAGTTTCTGTTCAAGCAGCGACCCGAATCCTTGCCCGCCAGCAGAAAGCGTATGCTAAG gCTCTACTATCTGCATCAGCTGACCAAACTGGTGGCGGTGCTGCTCACGTGGCGCTTCCTGATGTCGCGCTCCAAGCGCCTGAACGACTTGTGGAGCGCCTTTCTGGACAATGCGCTGAAATTGGCGCGCTTGATACcctttttgtaa